Part of the Pelorhabdus rhamnosifermentans genome, GTCTATGAGCATTTGGCCGGAAGAGGGATGTAATAGGCCAGCTGCTATTTTTAGAAAAGTAGTTTTACCACTACCATTAGGTCCAAGGAGGCCTACTATTTTTCCTTGTGGTATCGTTAGATTTACTCCTTGCAATGCTTTTTTATTAAAATAAGATTTATATAGGTTTTCAGTTTTCAATATATTATCCATGTTGTTTTACCTCGATTATATTTTTAGAAATACTCTCAATGATTTCTTGAATTAAAACTGTACTAACTGAACGATACGCTGGAACGTTGGTTTTGTCAAGACTGGTCTATTTGGGCATGGGAGAGTGGTAGCTAGCGGAATGTTCTATATTTGTAAACCAATTAATTAATCGTTTGGCGATACTCTCATTACCGGGTAAGTCCGGAAAATTGTCGGGGGAGAACCAATCGGCAGCTAGAATTTCGTTGTTATCAATAGATAATTCACCAGATGAGTATTCAGCTGTAAAAGCAATCATAAGTGAATCAGGAAAGGGCCAGGGCTGGCTGTCAAAATAGCGGATGTTTTTAACTTCAATTCCCACTTCCTCCTTGACTTCTCTTTTTACGCAATCTTCCAGTGTTTCACCAGGTTCGACGAATCCGGCGAGTACGCTATATCTGCCAGAGGGAAATTTATTTGAGTGTGCTAAAAGAAGTTTATGGTCTTTGACAACAGCAACGATCATCGCAGGCGAAAGTCGCGGATAAACAAGAAAATCACAGTCCGTACACTTCATGGCGAGTTCATCCGTTGATGGAACCATTTTTCCCCCGCAACGGCCACAAAATTTATTGTTTTTTAGCCAATTTACAAGATGAAAGCTGCGCAAAGTGAATTTCATTAGATCATTTTTTAAGTATCCATAGAGCTGTCTTGGTTGGCGGAGGAAAAATCCATCAGGGATGTTGGTAGTCTTGAGAATACCAACATAGCAGGCCGTGTCGTTAAACGAGCCGATAAAGTGAAGGGCCGTTGGTTCGATTGGTAAATTGCTGATATCGTTTAACAAAGGAATATGGATGAGTTCTTTACTTTTTTGTACTAAAATTTCTCCGTTGTAAAACAAGAATAAGTATATATTTTTAGAATTGTCCACTATATCTACCTACTTTATCATTTTTTATATGAGTAATAATACCATAAAATAAAAAAAAGCTCACAACTTATTAAAGTCATAAGAAAACGCCTATTTGTCTAGTCATCGATTTTTTTCGGCCTGTTTACTTGCAATCTTTGGACAAGGGACTATAATTAGAAATAGGTGGAAATTAAAAAGTCGCCGTGTCCTGAAAGTGCGGTCACACTTACAGGCACGAGCAGGTGGATGAGCACCTACACGTAACAGCGAACTGTCCACGACGATACTTATTATTATACCGTGTGCCCTTCATTGATACAAGCGACGGTATGTTCGGTATAATAAGCGGGTTGTTTGGACGGAGCTTAGCGGCTGCATGCATAGATATGCAAACGAGAAAGCAAAGCGCATGTGTAGGTCAGCAAGAGACCTCGCGTGCGTTTTTTAATTTCCTCCTTAGACGGGGTGTACGGCGGGTTCCACACCTTATTGGTGGAAGGAGCCCCCGTTGCAGCCTGAATATGGGGGATGAATATTTTATGAGCGAAGGTTTGGGTATTTTTGAAACGGCGACACGGGAATTGCGGGCGATGCACAATGAGGGTAACCTGATGAAATTAGGAAAAGTATCGGGTGATTATTATTGGGCGGAGCAGGAAATTGATCGATTGCAGCAAGAATTAGCTGCAACGCTATCAAAAGAGGCTGTTGAAAAACTAAATAAATTGGAGGAAGGTTTTACGTGGAAAGAAACGGTTGCTGGCGAGATATTCTATAAACAAGGCTTTGCTGATGGCGTGAGTCTTGTGATGCAGTCATTAATGTGGCAATCGGTCCGGCAGTAGAAAGCTGCGTAATGGATTGAATGAATGCAAAGGTCACTGTGGAGGCGATGGAAAAGATATAATGGTACTATATATTCTTTGGAATTTTGCCGGGTTTATTATGGTTAGGCTAGATAAGCGGCGGGCTAGACGGAATGAGTGGCGTATAAGGGAACGAACTTTTTTTCTTTGGGCCTTGGTCTTTGGTGCTGTTGGTATTCTTCTTGGGATGTACGTATTCCGTCATAAAACACGCCATCGGTCTTTCGTCATTGGCATGCCAATAATATGTATATTTAATCTTGTTTGCGGTTATTTATTATGGTTTTTCTAATAGCGTTTTTAATTAATTTAACAGCGATTATATAGGAGATGATGAAATGAAAAACGTGGAAATGAAAGTTGAAGGCGATAAGTTGACCATTACCGTCGATTTATCCAAGCGCTTTGGCAAGTCGAGTAGTGGCAAATCAATCATTATTGCAAGTAGTGAAGGCAATCAAGCTTTGCCGGGAGCGGAAGAAATAAAAATAGGGTTGAACGTTTATACGAAACCCGAATAAGATTGACAATACAAAATGAGCTTCAAAATTGGCTAATTAAAATGCCTATTTTAAAGCTTATTTTTATTGCGATGGTCGCCATTCAAATGACTTTAGCAATCAACTGAACAAGATTAAAATACTTTCCGCCCTCAGCCTCCATCATTTTGATGTCCTCAGCGACAATGGGATGATAACCGGTCTGCCATTCTTTCCACGCCTGTCTGCAACAGGCCATTTCACGGCTGTCCACCATTTCAATGCCCTCGGTCCTCTTCCACAAATCCTTCCACCAATCAACAGAGTGCAGAGTTCTTTCCATCTCGTTATTCCAAAACGGCTGCATATCATCGGGAATATTTTTCCAAAATTCGTATTTTAAGCCGGGAATAGCCACGGCGATATAGCCGCCCTTTTTCACAAAAGGAATGAGCGACGGGAGCATTTCCGCCGTATCACCGAAATAATGGTAAGCGTCCACAGTAAACAACAGGTCAAAATATCCGTTTGCGAAAGGCAATCCTTTGGTTGCGTCTACTGAAATCGGAACGGCTTTATCGTCAATCCCGATAGATTTGAAACGCTCATTGTTTTCAGTCGGTGAAATCCACAAGTCGGCGGCGAAAACTTTTGCGCCGTATTTTTGTGTCAGCAAGAGCGTGGAAAGACCGCACCCGCAACCAAGGTCAAGTATATGCATATTCTCATTGATGTTTAGGCATGACGCTAATTCCTCTGCTACTCGCATGGCATTAGGCCCCATCATGGTAGCTTTCAAAAATTCCATGTTATTCTGATTGGAAATAAATTGATTTGTAAATGTGTACATAATAATCGTCCTCCATTAATCCTTTATCTTGCTGCTATAAATCAATTATAGTAGTTATATTATTACAATGCACCCTACAAGATAATTCAGAAACAAAAAAGCGACAAGGCAAAATCACCATGTCGCTCTCACTTTAGCATTGGTTTTTCATATCAGCCAATATTTTGTAGATTGTTTTGGGTGATAAGTAATTACAGCTTGCAATATCCTCAACCGAAATACCGTCTTGATACTGGGAAAAAATCATCTCGTTGCGTTTCTGAATATATTGCCTGCTTGGTTTTACTTCCCCCCAACGTTTTTTATTCTCTGCCTTTCGTGGGATATAAATATATTCACCGTCGATATACTGTTGTATTGCTTTTAACAAATCGGTGGGAAATATACTAACTGCGTTCTTGTAACCCATTATGCTCCTCCTAAAATTGTAGTTTTAGGATGGAGCAAAGGCTATCTCACAGCATGTTTGTTATGCGATAGCCTTTGCTCCGCATAACACCGACTCCAAATAATATAGGATGATAAGCCATTCTCCTTTTTTAAAGATTTTACCTTTCCCGATTTTTACTTTTTGCAAACCTTCGGGCGTTCTTCATACCACCTACACCGCTAAACATTTCATTCAGCTTCGTAGTTTCAATTTGTTTGAAATTAAGACCCTCGTATTTTGTCTCTTTCTTTAGTTTTTGATAGCTTAAAAGCCTTTCGACGGAAAGAGTACCGTCGAAAATCGCTTTTTGCACCGCACAACCCGGTTCGCTGGCGTGCGTACAATCATGGAATTTACACATAAACGCAAGCTCGTCAATATCTGCAAAGGTTTTAGACAGATTAGCACTTTCCAGGCCAAGCTCTCTCATTCCCGGCGTGTCAATGACTATGCCGCCATTTTTTAGCAAAATAAGCTCGCGCCTTGTGGTCGTGTGCTTTCCTTTATCGTCATTTCTAAGTCCTTTTGTATCCAGCTTATCTTCTCCAATTAAGCGATTGATAAGAGTAGACTTGCCAACGCCTGATGAACCGATAAACGCGATTGTTTGGCCTTCTTTAATATACCGCATTATCTGGAAATGGCCGTCCTCACGCCTGGCCGTGGTAACAAGAACATCGGCGCCAACGGCGACAGTATCCACTTCATGGAGTTTTTGTTCCACATCGTCAGATAAATCCGATTTAGTCAAAACGATAACGGGAACCGCTCCACTATCCCAAGCGATGGACAGGTAACGCTCCAACCTACGCAGATTAAAGTCGTTATTCAGCGACATACATATGAAAACCGTGTCGATATTACTCGCCACAACCTGTTCGTTGTTTGATGTTCCGGCCGCCTTTCTGATAAAGACGCTTTTTCTTGAAAGCACATGATGAATAATGGCGTTCCCGTTTGCGCTTACATCCCGGTCAAGCATGACAAAATCGCCTACCGCCGGAAAATCAGATAGCGTTTTCGCTTCAAAACGAAATTTACCGGATACCTCGGCCATCATTTCACCGTTTTCACACATTACCTTATATAAATCTTTCGCTTGAGAAAAAGCACGCCCAACATAAAGATCATTATATAAAGTAGATTCAGCCGCAAACCTATCGGTGAACCCTAATTTTTTCATATCTATTCTATTCAATTTTTTATCCTCCTGAAAGTTATAGTTATAACTTATGGGAGGTTTTTGTATCGTCTAATATACACAAACCTCCCGGCTTG contains:
- the nudC gene encoding NAD(+) diphosphatase, with translation MDNSKNIYLFLFYNGEILVQKSKELIHIPLLNDISNLPIEPTALHFIGSFNDTACYVGILKTTNIPDGFFLRQPRQLYGYLKNDLMKFTLRSFHLVNWLKNNKFCGRCGGKMVPSTDELAMKCTDCDFLVYPRLSPAMIVAVVKDHKLLLAHSNKFPSGRYSVLAGFVEPGETLEDCVKREVKEEVGIEVKNIRYFDSQPWPFPDSLMIAFTAEYSSGELSIDNNEILAADWFSPDNFPDLPGNESIAKRLINWFTNIEHSASYHSPMPK
- a CDS encoding DUF1294 domain-containing protein — protein: MVLYILWNFAGFIMVRLDKRRARRNEWRIRERTFFLWALVFGAVGILLGMYVFRHKTRHRSFVIGMPIICIFNLVCGYLLWFF
- a CDS encoding SAM-dependent methyltransferase — translated: MYTFTNQFISNQNNMEFLKATMMGPNAMRVAEELASCLNINENMHILDLGCGCGLSTLLLTQKYGAKVFAADLWISPTENNERFKSIGIDDKAVPISVDATKGLPFANGYFDLLFTVDAYHYFGDTAEMLPSLIPFVKKGGYIAVAIPGLKYEFWKNIPDDMQPFWNNEMERTLHSVDWWKDLWKRTEGIEMVDSREMACCRQAWKEWQTGYHPIVAEDIKMMEAEGGKYFNLVQLIAKVI
- a CDS encoding CD3324 family protein, translated to MGYKNAVSIFPTDLLKAIQQYIDGEYIYIPRKAENKKRWGEVKPSRQYIQKRNEMIFSQYQDGISVEDIASCNYLSPKTIYKILADMKNQC
- the rsgA gene encoding ribosome small subunit-dependent GTPase A produces the protein MNRIDMKKLGFTDRFAAESTLYNDLYVGRAFSQAKDLYKVMCENGEMMAEVSGKFRFEAKTLSDFPAVGDFVMLDRDVSANGNAIIHHVLSRKSVFIRKAAGTSNNEQVVASNIDTVFICMSLNNDFNLRRLERYLSIAWDSGAVPVIVLTKSDLSDDVEQKLHEVDTVAVGADVLVTTARREDGHFQIMRYIKEGQTIAFIGSSGVGKSTLINRLIGEDKLDTKGLRNDDKGKHTTTRRELILLKNGGIVIDTPGMRELGLESANLSKTFADIDELAFMCKFHDCTHASEPGCAVQKAIFDGTLSVERLLSYQKLKKETKYEGLNFKQIETTKLNEMFSGVGGMKNARRFAKSKNRER